The following coding sequences lie in one Primulina huaijiensis isolate GDHJ02 chromosome 2, ASM1229523v2, whole genome shotgun sequence genomic window:
- the LOC140960133 gene encoding uncharacterized protein, with protein MKMASILPRKLSPKFLRRWFFPNPSFPSSDQSYKLFSSSRVPYPKPCCNNAIYKHQSQIKLPNFSGKSPQNREAVDFCRVFIVPRSISSSPFKAQDARVFSNQVSGCNVMYDKPRLLSSNVDQSSSSAEQISDASVKNPNQNQEFKHQEITGPTVDRDLSALANETREVLEMKMKTMYSLSKALVGLGLVHLALGAWTAYITRDSPIPEVLIQSFLAFGMPFSLAFMLRRALKPMYFFKKMEEQGRLQILTLTLQISKNLNIYFVRFRGVSYLCVAGACVGLILVVFSR; from the coding sequence ATGAAAATGGCTTCCATACTACCTCGCAAGCTTTCCCCTAAATTCCTCCGCCGATGGTTCTTTCCGAACCCCTCCTTTCCCTCTTCCGACCAAAGTTATAAACTTTTCTCCAGTTCCAGAGTCCCCTACCCAAAACCCTGCTGCAATAATGCCATTTACAAGCACCAAAGTCAAATCAAGTTACCCAACTTTTCTGGAAAAAGCCCACAAAATCGCGAAGCGGTTGATTTTTGTCGAGTTTTTATTGTGCCCAGATCGATTTCTAGTTCTCCTTTTAAAGCTCAAGATGCCCGTGTTTTTTCTAACCAAGTGTCCGGCTGTAATGTAATGTATGATAAACCTAGATTATTGTCTTCCAATGTAGACCAATCGTCGTCTTCAGCTGAACAAATATCCGACGCCTCTGTTAAGAATCCGAATCAGAACCAGGAATTCAAGCATCAAGAGATCACTGGGCCGACCGTCGATCGGGATTTATCAGCATTAGCGAATGAAACACGCGAAGTTCTTGAGATGAAGATGAAGACTATGTACAGTCTAAGTAAGGCTTTGGTTGGATTAGGCCTCGTGCATCTTGCGTTGGGAGCTTGGACAGCATATATTACACGAGATTCGCCTATTCCAGAGGTGTTGATACAGAGTTTCTTGGCTTTTGGGATGCCCTTCTCACTTGCATTCATGTTGCGCCGAGCGTTGAAGCCAATGTACTTCTTCAAGAAAATGGAGGAGCAAGGTAGACTGCAGATTTTGACCCTTACTCTTCAGATTTCCAAGAATTTGAACATTTATTTTGTTCGTTTTCGCGGAGTTTCTTACTTGTGTGTTGCTGGAGCATGTGTTGGTTTGATCCTTGTAGTGTTTTCCCGGTGA
- the LOC140970624 gene encoding zinc finger A20 and AN1 domain-containing stress-associated protein 4-like, with protein sequence MEQNETGCQTPQAPILCVNNCGFFGTAATMNMCSKCYKDLVLEQEQAKLATSSIQNIMNGSSSTDACDLNVTAVTDVVAASPKIEVASKLSSSASAANEECKEVKEGPKRCGVCQKRVGLTGFNCRCGSIFCSVHRHFDKHECSFDYRSAGQEAIAKANPVVKAEKLDKI encoded by the coding sequence ATGGAACAAAATGAGACTGGTTGTCAAACCCCTCAAGCTCCCATCCTTTGTGTCAACAATTGTGGATTCTTCGGAACAGCAGCAACTATGAATATGTGCTCCAAGTGTTACAAAGACCTTGTTTTGGAGCAAGAACAAGCCAAATTAGCCACGTCTTCCATTCAGAATATTATGAACGGGAGCTCAAGCACCGATGCATGTGACCTGAACGTTACTGCGGTAACTGATGTTGTGGCTGCTTCTCCGAAGATTGAGGTGGCGTCAAAGCTATCATCTTCTGCATCAGCAGCAAATGAAGAATGCAAGGAGGTTAAAGAAGGCCCAAAAAGGTGTGGGGTCTGCCAGAAGCGTGTTGGTTTGACTGGTTTTAATTGTCGATGTGGCAGTATTTTCTGTTCGGTTCATCGTCACTTCGACAAACATGAATGCAGCTTTGATTATAGAAGTGCTGGTCAGGAAGCTATAGCTAAAGCCAATCCTGTTGTCAAGGCAGAAAAGCTCGACAAGATATAG
- the LOC140970626 gene encoding sm-like protein LSM7, which yields MSGRKETVLDLAKFVDKGVQVKLTGGRQVTGTLKGYDQLLNLVLDEAVEFLRDPDDPLKTTDQTRRLGLIVCRGTAVMLVSPTDGTDEIANPFVQPDGT from the exons ATG TCTGGCAGAAAAGAAACAGTTTTGGATTTAGCCAAATTTGTGGACAAAGGTGTTCAAGTCAAGCTCACTGGTGGAAGACAAG TAACGGGAACTCTCAAAGGGTATGACCAATTGCTGAATCTTGTCCTGGACGAAGCAGTAGAATTTCTGAGAG ATCCTGATGATCCATTGAAGACCACTGATCAAACCAGGCGCCTTGGTTTGATA GTGTGTCGAGGTACTGCTGTGATGCTTGTTTCACCCACAGATGGAACAGATGAAATCGCCAATCCATTTGTTCAGCCAGACGGCACATAG
- the LOC140970627 gene encoding large ribosomal subunit protein eL31-like, protein MVEKGGKARKEEVVEREYTINLHKRLHGCTFKKKAPTAIKEIRKFAQKAMGTTDVRVDVKLNKQIWSRGIRSVPRRIRVRISRKRNDDEDAKEELYSLVTVAEIPEGGLKGLGTVVIADE, encoded by the exons ATGGTGGAGAAGGGCGGTAAGGCCAGAAAAGAGGAGGTCGTTGAAAGAGAGTACACCATTAATCTGCACAAACGCCTCCATGGATG CACCTTCAAAAAGAAGGCTCCTACTGCTATAAAAGAAATACGAAAGTTTGCCCAGAAGGCCATGGGAACCACTGATGTTAGAGTCGATGTGAAGTTGAACAAACAGATATGGAGTCGTGGAATACGTAGTGTGCCTAGGAGAATCCGTGTCCGCATTTCCCGGAAAAGAAATGACGATGAAGATGCTAAAGAGGAGCTTTACTCTTTGGTGACTGTTGCTGAAATTCCTGAAGGAGGGTTGAAGGGTTTGGGCACCGTTGTCATTGCAGATGAATGA
- the LOC140970628 gene encoding uncharacterized protein, with the protein MKLPREFLVSTLAVLMSVSAAVNGCSPSDRAALLQFKSQLTEPYIGVFNTWSGADCCTEWYGVSCDQDTKRVADIILRGESEDQVIQKSGRSGYMTGSISSSLCQLDSLTTLVLADWKEISGEIPTCITSLPHLRILDLIGNKISGHIPADIGRLNRLRVLNLADNQISGSIPASIVNLNSLMHLDLSNNQISGVIPQDIGKLAMMSRALLSRNKLTGLVPSSLANIHRLADLDLSSNGLTGSIPAQLGSMRVLSTLNLDNNRLSGQIPTSLLSSSGLNILYLSRNSLEGNLPDVFGPKTYFTALDLSFNNLKGSIPGSLSSARYIGHLDLSHNHLCGPIPTGSPFDRLEASSFANNDCLCGSPLRTC; encoded by the coding sequence ATGAAGCTGCCCAGAGAGTTCTTGGTCAGCACATTGGCGGTCCTGATGTCCGTCAGTGCCGCCGTGAACGGCTGCTCGCCTTCGGATCGGGCAGCATTGCTTCAATTCAAGTCGCAACTCACCGAGCCTTACATTGGCGTTTTCAACACATGGTCCGGCGCTGACTGCTGCACCGAATGGTACGGCGTCAGCTGCGACCAGGACACCAAAAGGGTTGCGGACATTATCCTTCGTGGAGAGTCTGAGGACCAGGTTATCCAGAAGAGCGGTCGCTCTGGATACATGACGGGTTCAATCTCCTCCTCCCTCTGCCAGCTCGATAGCCTCACCACCTTAGTCCTCGCTGATTGGAAGGAAATCTCCGGCGAGATTCCAACCTGCATCACTTCTCTTCCGCACCTCCGGATCCTCGACCTTATCGGGAACAAAATATCCGGCCATATTCCGGCGGATATTGGCCGGCTGAACCGACTTAGAGTGTTGAATTTGGCTGACAACCAAATCTCCGGTTCGATCCCGGCTTCCATCGTGAACCTTAACAGCTTGATGCATCTTGACCTCAGCAACAATCAAATCTCCGGCGTGATCCCACAAGATATTGGAAAATTGGCAATGATGAGCCGGGCTTTACTCAGTCGGAACAAGCTTACCGGTTTAGTCCCCAGTTCTTTAGCCAATATTCACCGGCTGGCAGATTTGGATTTGTCATCAAATGGGCTAACCGGTTCTATCCCGGCTCAACTCGGTTCAATGAGGGTTCTATCAACCTTAAATCTAGACAACAATCGACTCTCCGGCCAAATACCAACGAGCCTACTTAGCAGCTCAGGCCTAAACATTTTGTATCTGAGTCGGAATTCGTTAGAGGGGAACTTGCCCGATGTCTTCGGCCCGAAAACTTACTTCACGGCCCtggatttatcattcaacaattTGAAAGGCTCAATTCCAGGATCACTATCTTCGGCTAGGTACATAGGTCACTTGGATTTGAGCCATAACCACCTCTGCGGTCCGATTCCGACAGGGTCGCCGTTCGATCGTCTTGAGGCCTCCTCCTTCGCCAACAACGATTGTTTATGCGGTTCACCCTTGCGCACTTGTTAA
- the LOC140960142 gene encoding non-specific lipid-transfer protein 3 has protein sequence MKTSISKTLPFLMLVMLITCQVQESKAHPCGGTFFSALIQLIPCRGAVNPFSPIPPNESCCAAVKVLGQPCLCILVNGPPISGVDRELAKQLPEKCIANFEPCEIAK, from the exons ATGAAGACTTCAATCTCCAAAACTCTTCCTTTTTTGATGCTTGTAATGCTGATAACATGTCAAGTTCAAGAGAGCAAGGCACATCCTTGTGGTGGCACATTCTTTTCGGCTCTCATTCAGCTCATTCCTTGCAGGGGAGCAGTGAATCCATTCAGCCCCATTCCACCAAATGAGTCTTGCTGTGCTGCAGTCAAGGTACTTGGTCAGCCTTGCTTGTGCATACTTGTGAATGGTCCCCCGATTTCAGGAGTCGACCGTGAACTCGCCAAGCAGCTGCCTGAGAAGTGCATTGCAAACTTTGAACCAT GTGAAATCGCAAAATGA
- the LOC140960152 gene encoding histone H3.2 produces MARTKQTARKSTGGKAPRKQLATKAARKSAPATGGVKKPHRFRPGTVALREIRKYQKSTELLIRKLPFQRLVREIAQDFKTDLRFQSSAVAALQEAAEAYLVGLFEDTNLCAIHAKRVTIMPKDIQLARRIRGERA; encoded by the coding sequence ATGGCTCGTACCAAGCAGACCGCTCGCAAGTCCACAGGAGGCAAGGCTCCGAGGAAGCAGCTTGCCACCAAGGCCGCCAGGAAGTCCGCTCCAGCTACCGGCGGAGTGAAGAAGCCTCACCGTTTCCGTCCCGGAACGGTGGCTCTGCGTGAGATTCGTAAGTACCAGAAATCCACCGAGCTTCTGATTCGCAAGCTTCCCTTCCAGAGGCTTGTACGAGAAATTGCACAGGATTTCAAGACGGATCTGAGGTTCCAGAGCTCCGCCGTGGCCGCGCTTCAGGAGGCCGCGGAAGCATATCTGGTGGGCCTGTTTGAGGATACTAACCTCTGCGCCATCCATGCTAAGAGGGTTACTATAATGCCTAAGGATATCCAGCTCGCTAGAAGAATCAGGGGTGAACGAGCTTAG